A portion of the Krasilnikovia cinnamomea genome contains these proteins:
- a CDS encoding esterase-like activity of phytase family protein, with protein MTSRTFRRAVARLASRRGLALAGAGLLAFTLAAPDAAAAWPGRPGLRAHDDTYRLSGATTVDARRGVLRNDTGRPVTLVAHTDPAHGTLALNPDGSFRYAPAAGFHGTDTFTYTVSDAVRLFTTHLPPLATIGGVTVTGGGYGSALVPVPGSPTEFYGLTDRGPNVDGPNSSKVEPLPDFHPQIGRFRLTRDGRAVLVKTITLKLPDGTPYTGRLNSQADTGETITDLNGNPLPADPTGYDSEGLVALRDGTFWVSDEYGPLLTHFDARGRQLERLSPFDGSLPAELANRVPNKGMEGLTVTPDGRTLVGVMQSALQQPDLTQKPGNVTTVRIVTVDLRTRATHEYVYLLDNPKDNNTAVSEITALSPTTFLVGERDGKFPPGAYKKLWKIDVTGATDVGPAAPGYDAAKGGLLVNGASIEATVGKQDTATATATLAAAGITPVAKTPFLDVTGLLTTLDPAAKFFSHDKLEGVAALRGGRYVVLSNDSDFGIDGLTQSTTTPFTLRAKVSPATGRQDDGEFLAVDMTRLPAATSTATVTITVP; from the coding sequence ATGACCTCCCGTACCTTCCGCCGCGCCGTCGCGCGGCTCGCTTCGCGTCGCGGACTCGCCCTCGCGGGCGCCGGTCTGCTCGCGTTCACCCTGGCCGCTCCCGACGCCGCGGCGGCATGGCCGGGACGGCCCGGCCTGCGCGCCCACGACGACACGTACCGCCTGTCCGGTGCGACCACTGTCGACGCCCGCCGGGGCGTGCTGCGCAACGACACCGGGCGACCGGTCACCCTGGTCGCGCACACGGACCCGGCGCACGGCACGCTCGCGCTCAACCCGGACGGCTCGTTCCGGTACGCGCCGGCCGCCGGTTTCCACGGCACGGACACCTTCACGTACACGGTCAGCGACGCGGTGCGGCTGTTCACGACGCACCTGCCGCCGCTGGCCACCATCGGCGGTGTCACCGTCACCGGCGGCGGGTACGGCTCCGCGCTGGTCCCCGTGCCCGGCTCGCCGACCGAGTTCTACGGCCTCACCGACCGGGGCCCCAACGTGGACGGGCCGAACTCCTCGAAGGTCGAGCCGCTGCCGGACTTCCACCCGCAGATCGGCCGGTTCCGGCTCACCCGCGACGGCCGCGCGGTGCTGGTGAAGACCATCACGCTGAAGCTGCCGGACGGCACCCCGTACACGGGGCGTCTCAACAGCCAGGCCGACACCGGCGAGACCATCACCGACCTGAACGGCAACCCGCTGCCGGCGGACCCGACCGGCTACGACTCCGAGGGCCTGGTCGCGTTGCGCGACGGCACGTTCTGGGTCTCCGACGAGTACGGGCCGCTGCTCACCCACTTCGACGCGCGTGGCCGCCAGCTCGAACGGCTCTCGCCGTTCGACGGCAGCCTGCCCGCCGAGCTCGCCAACCGGGTGCCGAACAAGGGCATGGAAGGCCTCACCGTCACCCCGGACGGGCGGACCCTGGTCGGCGTGATGCAGTCGGCGTTGCAGCAGCCGGACCTGACCCAGAAGCCGGGCAACGTCACCACGGTCCGCATCGTCACGGTCGACCTGCGCACCCGCGCCACCCACGAGTACGTCTACCTGCTGGACAACCCGAAGGACAACAACACCGCGGTCAGTGAGATCACCGCGCTGTCGCCGACCACGTTCCTGGTGGGCGAGCGCGACGGCAAGTTCCCGCCGGGGGCGTACAAGAAGCTGTGGAAGATCGACGTGACCGGCGCGACCGACGTCGGACCGGCCGCGCCCGGCTACGACGCGGCCAAGGGCGGTCTCCTCGTCAACGGGGCCAGCATCGAGGCGACCGTCGGCAAGCAGGACACCGCGACGGCCACCGCCACGCTGGCGGCCGCCGGGATCACCCCGGTCGCCAAGACGCCGTTCCTGGACGTCACCGGCCTGCTCACCACGCTCGACCCGGCCGCGAAGTTCTTCTCCCACGACAAGCTCGAGGGCGTCGCCGCGCTGCGCGGCGGCCGGTACGTGGTGCTGAGCAACGACAGCGACTTCGGCATCGACGGCCTTACGCAGTCCACCACCACACCGTTCACGCTGCGCGCCAAGGTGTCCCCGGCCACCGGCCGCCAGGACGACGGTGAGTTCCTCGCGGTCGACATGACCAGGTTGCCCGCGGCCACCAGCACGGCCACCGTCACCATCACCGTGCCCTGA
- a CDS encoding SDR family NAD(P)-dependent oxidoreductase has translation MATVLVTGSTTGLGAEAARLLAGRGHRVVWHARTAQRAAELPGSAETVVGDLASLAQTRDVAAQADKYGPFDAVIHNAGISEPGGRVLTEDGLEQTFQVNVLAPYVLTALIPLPRRLIYLTSGMADGGTIALDDLQRERRRWNATAAYCDSKLADLALAYAVARRLPRVVSTAVCPGWVRTRMGGSGAPTDVRTGAETQAWLAVSDDERALRTGGYWRHMRPLPALPGATDQRVQDGLIAACAELSGVPFPL, from the coding sequence ATGGCGACCGTTCTGGTGACCGGATCGACGACGGGGCTCGGCGCGGAGGCGGCCCGGCTGCTGGCCGGGCGCGGTCATCGGGTCGTGTGGCATGCGCGCACCGCGCAGCGCGCCGCCGAACTGCCCGGCTCGGCCGAGACGGTCGTCGGTGACCTCGCCTCCCTGGCGCAGACCCGGGACGTCGCCGCGCAGGCCGACAAGTACGGCCCCTTCGACGCGGTCATCCACAACGCCGGGATCAGCGAGCCCGGCGGCCGGGTGCTCACCGAGGACGGACTGGAGCAGACGTTCCAGGTCAACGTGCTGGCCCCGTACGTGCTGACCGCGCTGATCCCGCTGCCGCGCCGGTTGATCTACCTCACCTCGGGGATGGCGGACGGCGGCACCATCGCGCTGGACGACCTGCAACGCGAGCGTCGCCGGTGGAACGCGACCGCCGCCTACTGCGACTCCAAACTGGCCGATCTCGCCCTGGCGTACGCGGTCGCCCGCCGCCTCCCCCGGGTCGTCAGCACCGCGGTCTGCCCGGGCTGGGTGCGTACCCGGATGGGCGGCTCCGGCGCGCCGACCGACGTGCGGACCGGCGCGGAGACGCAGGCGTGGCTGGCCGTCTCGGACGACGAGCGGGCCCTGCGTACGGGCGGCTACTGGCGGCACATGCGCCCGCTGCCGGCCCTGCCCGGCGCCACCGATCAGCGCGTGCAGGACGGTCTCATCGCCGCCTGCGCCGAGCTCAGCGGCGTGCCGTTCCCGCTCTGA
- a CDS encoding STAS domain-containing protein has product MPLTTTSTSTADSVVITLVGDLDAAGAPILADDVERALQRDVKRLVLDLNELNYLSSAGLRQLVYAQQKMNDDVQIVLVGANTRVAQTIRLVGFDQSVVMTDQLPE; this is encoded by the coding sequence ATGCCACTGACCACCACGTCCACTTCGACCGCCGACTCCGTCGTGATCACCCTCGTTGGCGACCTCGACGCGGCCGGTGCGCCGATTCTCGCCGACGATGTGGAGCGTGCGCTGCAGCGGGACGTGAAGCGCCTGGTGCTGGACCTGAACGAGCTCAACTACCTGTCGTCGGCCGGCCTGCGCCAGCTCGTGTACGCCCAGCAGAAGATGAACGACGACGTGCAGATCGTGCTCGTCGGCGCGAACACCCGGGTCGCCCAGACGATCCGCCTGGTCGGCTTCGACCAGAGCGTCGTCATGACCGACCAGCTCCCGGAGTAA
- a CDS encoding flagellar brake protein — MGSPDPADLPDVNDLVDVTLDSRTEPLAAVIGAVTGDTVLLTDPIDRTGRFVLPDSGEGGLLVWGAGGSLRQAPVEVLQTSRQPAPAWTVRLTAPAARCQRRAFVRASVNLPVVVKHSGKQLEVIAIDISEGGLRCNVLSDAGVKVGDQVVAEFDAGQPMAAPAMVVRVLRGDAERPTELGLSFTDLKIREADNIRKYVFGQLLEQRRRGAE; from the coding sequence GTGGGTAGCCCTGACCCGGCAGACCTCCCGGACGTCAACGATCTGGTCGACGTGACGCTCGACTCCCGCACCGAGCCGCTCGCCGCGGTGATCGGCGCCGTCACCGGAGACACCGTGCTGCTCACCGACCCGATCGACCGCACCGGGCGCTTCGTGCTGCCCGACAGCGGCGAGGGTGGTCTGCTCGTCTGGGGCGCTGGCGGCAGCCTGCGGCAGGCACCGGTCGAGGTGCTGCAGACGAGTCGCCAGCCCGCGCCGGCCTGGACGGTCCGCCTGACCGCACCGGCGGCGCGCTGTCAGCGGCGTGCCTTCGTACGGGCCAGCGTGAACCTGCCGGTGGTGGTGAAGCACTCGGGCAAACAGCTCGAGGTCATCGCCATCGACATCAGCGAGGGCGGCCTGCGCTGCAACGTCCTGTCGGATGCCGGAGTGAAGGTGGGTGACCAGGTGGTCGCCGAATTCGATGCCGGCCAGCCGATGGCCGCACCGGCGATGGTCGTCCGGGTGCTGCGCGGCGACGCGGAGCGGCCGACCGAGCTCGGACTGTCGTTCACCGACCTGAAGATCAGGGAAGCGGACAACATCCGGAAGTACGTGTTCGGCCAGCTTCTCGAACAGCGCCGCCGTGGCGCCGAATGA
- a CDS encoding ATP-binding protein — MRTLTVPAVTDSLAAVNELLADLIGAAGMSEDTAYRLRLATEELFVNIVRHGYGPDDRGGRVTIEADLTADEVWVRLIDTAPPFDPFDAPEPTGLDLPLQDREPGSLGLYLTRHSVDAASHEYVDGANRTTVVIRRETETQRG, encoded by the coding sequence GTGCGAACCCTGACGGTGCCCGCCGTCACCGATTCCCTCGCGGCGGTCAATGAGCTGCTGGCGGATCTCATCGGGGCGGCGGGTATGTCGGAGGACACGGCGTACCGGTTGCGGCTGGCGACCGAGGAACTGTTCGTCAACATCGTCCGGCACGGGTACGGGCCGGACGACCGCGGCGGCCGGGTCACCATCGAGGCTGACCTGACCGCCGACGAGGTGTGGGTACGCCTGATCGACACCGCGCCGCCGTTCGATCCGTTCGACGCGCCGGAGCCGACCGGGCTGGACCTTCCGCTGCAGGACCGGGAGCCGGGTTCGCTCGGCCTTTACCTAACCAGACACTCCGTCGACGCGGCATCGCACGAGTACGTCGACGGCGCCAACCGAACCACCGTCGTCATTCGGCGGGAAACGGAAACACAACGGGGATAG
- a CDS encoding exonuclease, giving the protein MPRPEIYVSTDVETDGPIPGPHSMLSFASAAYGSDKKLLGTFSANLCTLPGAGGDDSAMAWWATQPQAWAACRTEQQDPAVAMVAYRDWLERLPGRPVFVGYPAAFDFMFVYWYLIRFTGASPFSHSALDLKSYAMALLGMPFRETVKRNMPRAWFDGSPHSHVALDDAIEQGALFCAMLAANPQTRP; this is encoded by the coding sequence GTGCCACGACCCGAGATCTACGTCAGTACGGACGTCGAGACGGACGGCCCGATCCCCGGACCGCACTCGATGCTGAGCTTCGCGTCGGCGGCGTACGGCAGCGACAAGAAACTGCTGGGTACGTTCAGCGCGAACCTGTGCACGCTGCCCGGCGCGGGCGGTGACGACAGCGCCATGGCGTGGTGGGCTACCCAACCGCAGGCGTGGGCGGCATGCCGGACCGAACAGCAGGATCCGGCCGTCGCCATGGTCGCCTACCGGGACTGGCTCGAGCGGCTGCCCGGGCGGCCGGTGTTCGTCGGCTACCCCGCCGCCTTCGACTTCATGTTCGTCTACTGGTACCTGATTCGATTCACCGGAGCGAGCCCGTTCTCGCATTCGGCGCTGGACCTCAAGTCGTACGCGATGGCCCTGCTGGGCATGCCGTTCCGGGAGACGGTGAAGCGCAACATGCCGCGCGCCTGGTTCGACGGCTCCCCGCACAGTCACGTCGCACTCGACGACGCGATCGAGCAAGGCGCGCTGTTCTGCGCGATGCTGGCCGCCAATCCGCAAACGCGACCGTGA
- a CDS encoding MFS transporter, with protein MSVIQGDRRTFYQLLVSTLLVSVINFTVWFAITFYVYLQTRSVFATGVIAGIFLVLTATTGIWFGSLVDHHAKKTMMQVSALASLALYAVGFAIYQLSPPASFTDPTSMRLWALIIALMLGVMAGNIRTIALPTLVTVLISEDTRDRANGLVGTTSGVSFLVTSVISGVLVAAGGMFWVLVLALAVLAVAVLHLALVAVPKAPTGAHADDTGGHRIDLRGTIGVVREVPGLMALIFFSAFNNFLGGVFMALMDAYGLSLMSVQAWGLLWGILSTGFIVGGLLVARTGLGANPVWLLLMVNVVLWGVTVVFPLRSSIVLLAAGMYAYMLLMPYAEAAEQTVLQKVVPFERQGRVFGFAQSVEQAASPLTAFLISPIAQFVFIPFMTVGWGAQTIGGWFGTGAERGLALVFVLTGVVGLVATIAALRSRPYRNLSRRYLLGPAGAAEPSPADQG; from the coding sequence ATGAGTGTCATCCAGGGCGACCGGCGGACCTTCTACCAGTTGCTGGTGAGCACCCTGCTGGTATCGGTGATCAACTTTACGGTCTGGTTCGCGATCACCTTCTACGTCTACCTGCAGACCCGTTCGGTGTTCGCCACCGGCGTGATCGCCGGGATCTTCCTGGTGCTGACCGCGACCACCGGCATCTGGTTCGGCAGCCTGGTCGACCACCACGCCAAGAAGACGATGATGCAGGTGTCGGCGCTGGCGTCCCTCGCGTTGTACGCCGTCGGTTTCGCGATCTACCAGCTCTCCCCGCCCGCGTCGTTCACCGACCCGACCAGCATGCGGCTGTGGGCGCTGATCATCGCGCTGATGCTCGGCGTCATGGCGGGCAACATCCGCACCATCGCGCTGCCGACGCTGGTGACGGTGCTCATCTCCGAGGACACGCGGGACCGGGCCAACGGCCTGGTCGGCACGACCTCCGGGGTCTCCTTCCTGGTCACGTCCGTGATCAGCGGGGTGCTCGTGGCGGCCGGGGGCATGTTCTGGGTGCTGGTGCTGGCCTTGGCGGTGCTGGCCGTCGCCGTGCTGCACCTGGCCCTGGTCGCGGTGCCGAAGGCGCCCACCGGCGCGCACGCGGACGACACCGGCGGGCACCGGATCGATCTGCGCGGCACCATCGGGGTGGTGCGCGAGGTGCCCGGGCTGATGGCGCTGATCTTCTTCTCCGCGTTCAACAACTTCCTCGGCGGCGTCTTCATGGCGCTGATGGACGCGTACGGGCTGTCGTTGATGTCGGTCCAGGCGTGGGGTCTGCTCTGGGGCATTTTGAGTACGGGCTTCATCGTCGGCGGGCTGCTCGTCGCGCGCACCGGCCTGGGCGCGAATCCGGTGTGGCTGCTGCTGATGGTCAACGTCGTGCTGTGGGGCGTCACCGTGGTGTTCCCGCTGCGCTCGTCCATCGTCCTGCTGGCCGCGGGCATGTACGCGTACATGCTGCTCATGCCGTACGCGGAGGCGGCCGAGCAGACGGTGCTGCAGAAGGTGGTGCCGTTCGAGCGGCAGGGGCGGGTCTTCGGCTTCGCGCAGAGCGTCGAGCAGGCCGCCTCACCGCTGACCGCGTTCCTGATCTCGCCGATCGCCCAGTTCGTGTTCATCCCGTTCATGACGGTGGGGTGGGGGGCGCAGACGATCGGCGGCTGGTTCGGCACGGGCGCCGAGCGCGGGCTGGCGCTGGTGTTCGTGCTGACCGGCGTCGTCGGGCTGGTGGCGACGATCGCGGCGCTGCGCAGCCGTCCGTACCGGAATCTGAGCCGTCGTTATCTGCTGGGTCCGGCGGGTGCCGCCGAGCCCAGCCCCGCGGATCAGGGTTGA
- a CDS encoding HAD family hydrolase, translating to MELRDRGLVVWDVDGTLIPADLRWLRRSIAKAYGLAKADVTFPDRKVHGYTDESIVIDTAVASGVSPAEAEDGIGRFHDALTTVMTDGRDEMIRVQAPYPGAAESIAALHRSGYRQTVLTGNLRSAAEFKLGRLGLDHHLDLRIGAFGSDDRDRFRLPDVISHRFAQVCGTPLEARRTVVIGDAPNDIACARRAGFSVAVVTHRATREELAEYKPDAILSRLQANEVVSVIRSLLHDG from the coding sequence GTGGAACTTCGTGACCGTGGTCTCGTGGTTTGGGATGTAGACGGAACGCTGATACCGGCTGACCTCCGATGGCTTCGCCGGTCGATCGCCAAGGCTTACGGCCTTGCCAAGGCGGACGTCACCTTTCCCGACAGGAAGGTGCACGGATATACGGATGAGTCGATTGTCATTGACACCGCTGTCGCTTCCGGTGTTTCCCCTGCGGAAGCAGAAGACGGGATCGGCCGGTTCCATGACGCCCTCACCACCGTGATGACCGACGGCCGCGACGAAATGATTCGGGTTCAGGCCCCGTACCCGGGGGCAGCGGAGAGCATCGCCGCACTTCATCGAAGTGGCTACCGACAAACAGTGCTAACCGGCAACCTTCGGAGCGCCGCCGAGTTCAAACTCGGTAGGCTCGGCCTCGATCACCATCTTGATCTCAGAATCGGTGCGTTCGGATCGGATGATCGAGATCGTTTCCGCCTACCGGACGTGATTTCCCATCGCTTCGCACAGGTTTGTGGGACCCCATTGGAGGCGCGCCGAACCGTTGTCATCGGTGACGCCCCGAACGACATCGCGTGCGCACGGCGCGCGGGATTCTCGGTTGCCGTGGTCACGCACCGAGCCACCCGAGAGGAGCTGGCCGAATACAAGCCTGACGCAATTCTCAGTCGCCTGCAAGCGAACGAGGTTGTTTCAGTGATTCGATCCTTGCTCCACGACGGCTGA
- a CDS encoding Gfo/Idh/MocA family oxidoreductase produces MSTPTLRVGLIGYGLAGATFHAPFISTTPGLRLSAVVTANPDRRGQVAHDHPDAEILADADALWARAADLDLVVVATPNRSHVPLARAALQAGLPVVVDKPLAATAADGQDLIDLAAARGLPLTVFQNRRWDSDYRTARRLVADGALGEILRLESRFERWRPTPGTGWREGDDPADAGGLLYDLGSHLIDQALHLLGPATEVYAELERRRPGARVDDDAFVALRHAGGARSHLWMSAVAADLGPRLRLLGDRAAFTIYGLDGQESALRAGRLPVGPDWGREDSERWGRLTTDGASRTVPSEPGAYQDFYAGVVAMLRDGAPPPVDPRDAVAALTVLEAARRSAAEQRVITLPAGASH; encoded by the coding sequence ATGAGCACACCGACCCTGCGCGTCGGGCTGATCGGCTACGGCCTGGCCGGCGCGACGTTCCATGCCCCGTTCATCAGCACCACCCCCGGCCTGCGCCTGAGCGCGGTGGTGACGGCGAACCCCGACCGGCGCGGCCAGGTGGCCCACGACCACCCGGACGCCGAGATCCTCGCCGACGCCGACGCGCTCTGGGCGCGGGCCGCCGACCTCGACCTGGTCGTGGTGGCCACGCCCAACCGCAGTCACGTACCGCTGGCCCGGGCCGCCCTGCAGGCGGGGCTCCCGGTCGTGGTCGACAAGCCCCTCGCGGCCACCGCCGCCGACGGGCAGGACCTGATCGACCTCGCCGCCGCCCGCGGCCTGCCGCTGACGGTGTTCCAGAACCGACGCTGGGACAGCGACTACCGCACCGCCCGCCGCCTGGTCGCCGACGGCGCGCTCGGCGAGATCCTGCGGCTGGAGTCCCGGTTCGAGCGGTGGCGCCCCACACCGGGCACCGGCTGGCGCGAGGGCGACGACCCGGCCGACGCCGGTGGCCTGCTCTACGACCTCGGCAGCCACCTCATCGACCAGGCACTGCACCTGCTCGGCCCGGCCACCGAGGTGTACGCCGAGCTGGAGCGCCGCCGACCCGGCGCGCGCGTGGACGACGACGCGTTCGTGGCCCTGCGCCACGCGGGTGGGGCCCGCTCCCACCTGTGGATGAGCGCTGTCGCCGCCGACCTCGGGCCCCGGCTGCGGCTGCTCGGCGACCGCGCCGCCTTCACGATCTACGGCCTGGACGGCCAGGAGAGCGCGCTGCGCGCCGGGCGGCTGCCGGTCGGCCCGGACTGGGGCCGGGAGGATTCCGAGCGGTGGGGACGGCTGACCACGGACGGCGCCAGCCGGACCGTGCCCAGCGAGCCCGGCGCGTACCAGGACTTCTACGCGGGAGTGGTGGCCATGCTGCGGGACGGCGCCCCACCCCCGGTCGACCCTCGCGACGCCGTCGCCGCGCTCACCGTCCTGGAGGCCGCCCGACGCTCCGCCGCCGAGCAACGCGTGATCACCCTGCCGGCTGGCGCGTCACACTGA
- a CDS encoding PP2C family protein-serine/threonine phosphatase, translating into MAGTTMIVNGCSSSARDLWRVLADDGDPPQIRTPQSVLADWWPTDGTPDMLLVDAGVAVATVRSLVERIVATVGHPPAVVSFADADDEDLAAHVRDGSEFLLAPFRPHLVQSRLAVSRHTRDLGVALSHLQAAAEHRDFERDLAIGREIQLGFLPQALPEIEGWDIAAWFQPAREVSGDFYDAYDVINGRFLAFAIADVCDKGIGAALFMALIRSLLRQAAAAEQSDVEPSAALVLRAVRTTNDYLMANHMHQAYFATLFFGVVDPRTGDLVFINCGHNPPVIRRADGTQQRLEPTGPALGIMPDARFELGRAKLHPGDLLFLYTDGVPEAKNCDGEFFGDERTSSVLVEGGTAEAVVDRFATAIRTHSGTADQFDDVTMLGLRRQPTYGEPI; encoded by the coding sequence ATGGCCGGAACAACAATGATCGTGAACGGATGCAGCTCGTCGGCCCGCGACCTGTGGCGGGTGCTGGCCGACGACGGAGACCCACCGCAGATCCGCACACCGCAGTCTGTTCTGGCCGACTGGTGGCCAACCGACGGCACGCCCGACATGCTGCTGGTCGACGCCGGGGTCGCCGTCGCCACGGTCCGTTCCCTCGTGGAACGGATCGTGGCGACGGTCGGCCACCCGCCGGCCGTCGTGTCGTTCGCCGACGCCGACGACGAGGACCTGGCGGCCCACGTCCGCGACGGCTCCGAGTTCCTGCTGGCGCCGTTCCGGCCGCACCTGGTACAGAGCCGCCTCGCGGTGAGCCGCCACACGCGGGACCTGGGCGTCGCGCTCAGCCACCTGCAGGCCGCCGCGGAACACCGCGACTTCGAACGCGACCTGGCGATCGGCCGGGAGATCCAGCTCGGCTTCCTGCCCCAGGCGCTGCCGGAGATCGAGGGCTGGGACATCGCGGCCTGGTTCCAGCCGGCGCGCGAGGTCAGCGGCGACTTCTACGACGCGTACGACGTGATCAACGGCCGCTTCCTGGCGTTCGCCATCGCCGACGTGTGCGACAAGGGCATCGGCGCGGCGCTGTTCATGGCGCTGATCCGCAGCCTGTTGCGGCAGGCCGCCGCAGCCGAGCAGTCCGATGTCGAGCCCAGCGCCGCCCTGGTGCTGCGCGCGGTCCGGACCACCAACGACTACCTGATGGCGAACCACATGCATCAGGCGTACTTCGCGACCCTGTTCTTCGGGGTGGTCGATCCGCGCACCGGGGACCTGGTCTTCATCAACTGTGGCCACAACCCGCCGGTGATCCGGCGGGCGGACGGGACGCAGCAGCGACTGGAACCGACCGGCCCCGCGCTGGGCATCATGCCGGACGCCCGCTTCGAGCTGGGCCGGGCCAAGCTGCATCCGGGCGACCTGCTGTTCCTCTACACCGACGGGGTGCCGGAGGCGAAGAACTGCGATGGTGAGTTCTTCGGCGACGAACGGACCAGCTCGGTCCTCGTCGAGGGCGGCACCGCCGAGGCGGTGGTCGACCGGTTCGCCACGGCGATCCGTACCCATTCGGGGACGGCCGACCAGTTCGACGACGTCACCATGCTCGGCCTGCGCCGGCAGCCAACCTACGGGGAGCCCATATGA
- a CDS encoding ROK family transcriptional regulator: protein MPSAVRGAAGANLPVVRDHNAALVLDLVRGADGISRVELAGRTGLTAQAITKIVNRLRDDGLVTEAGRSGDTGGKPRTLLRLDPAARHAVGVHLDRADATVVRTDLSGRAVARRHVPYGMSAGPQQALDAVVDAVRAVLADAGDTGRMLGVGIACPGPLDHGTGVLHRVTGLPAWDGFPLRAVAAQRLGAPVILDKDTNAAALGECLSGAALPGSFAYVYHGPGLGAGLVLGGRVHRGRRTLAGEFGHQIIQLDGPVCACGNRGCLEALCRAAVDAGDVAGAARLVGIASANLVRLLDIEHIVVGGPVALAAAGRYSQEVAGAIDAHLPEPDRQRVGVTVTAAGADAVATGAAALMLAPLFDAVP from the coding sequence ATGCCCAGCGCAGTCCGGGGCGCCGCGGGCGCCAACCTGCCGGTCGTCCGGGACCACAACGCCGCCCTCGTGCTCGATCTCGTGCGCGGGGCCGACGGCATCAGCCGGGTCGAGCTGGCCGGACGGACCGGGCTCACCGCCCAGGCCATCACCAAGATCGTCAACCGGCTCCGCGACGACGGCCTCGTCACCGAGGCCGGTCGGTCGGGCGACACCGGCGGCAAGCCGCGTACGTTGCTGCGGCTGGACCCCGCCGCGCGCCACGCCGTCGGGGTGCACCTCGACCGTGCCGACGCCACCGTCGTCCGCACCGACCTGTCCGGTCGCGCGGTCGCCCGGCGGCATGTTCCGTACGGGATGAGCGCCGGTCCGCAGCAGGCCCTGGATGCCGTGGTCGACGCGGTCCGGGCCGTGCTGGCCGACGCGGGCGACACCGGCCGGATGCTGGGCGTGGGCATCGCCTGCCCCGGCCCGCTCGACCACGGCACCGGCGTCCTGCACCGGGTGACCGGGCTGCCCGCCTGGGACGGCTTCCCGCTGCGGGCCGTGGCCGCGCAACGGCTCGGCGCACCGGTCATCCTGGACAAGGACACCAACGCCGCCGCCCTGGGCGAATGCCTTTCCGGCGCCGCGCTGCCGGGCAGCTTCGCGTACGTCTATCACGGGCCCGGGCTCGGCGCCGGTCTCGTCCTCGGCGGCCGGGTCCATCGCGGACGGCGGACCCTCGCCGGCGAGTTCGGCCACCAGATCATCCAGCTGGACGGGCCGGTCTGCGCGTGCGGCAACCGGGGGTGCCTGGAGGCGCTGTGCCGGGCGGCGGTCGACGCCGGGGACGTCGCGGGCGCGGCGCGGCTGGTCGGGATCGCCTCGGCCAACCTGGTGCGGCTGCTCGACATCGAGCACATCGTCGTGGGCGGTCCGGTCGCCCTCGCCGCCGCCGGGCGATATTCGCAGGAGGTGGCCGGGGCGATCGACGCTCACCTGCCCGAGCCCGACCGGCAGCGGGTGGGCGTCACGGTGACCGCCGCGGGCGCCGACGCGGTCGCCACGGGCGCGGCGGCGCTGATGCTGGCACCGCTGTTCGACGCCGTCCCGTGA
- a CDS encoding STAS domain-containing protein codes for MRVDKQMVDTVTVVSLTGDLDARSAPVAQQELSDLIPECTPVLLDMSGVGYVSSAGLRMMLMAYRRAQQSGTAIGLVGVPETLRTILSATGFLRFFTVAETIPEAISALESD; via the coding sequence ATGCGGGTCGACAAACAGATGGTCGACACCGTCACCGTCGTGAGTCTGACCGGGGACTTGGACGCCCGGTCAGCGCCCGTTGCCCAGCAGGAGCTGTCCGACCTCATCCCGGAATGCACGCCGGTGCTGCTCGACATGAGCGGCGTCGGATACGTGTCCAGCGCAGGTCTGCGGATGATGCTGATGGCGTACCGCCGGGCCCAGCAGTCGGGTACGGCGATCGGCCTGGTGGGTGTTCCCGAAACCCTGCGCACCATTTTGTCCGCCACCGGTTTTCTCCGATTCTTCACGGTGGCGGAAACGATTCCGGAGGCGATTTCCGCCTTGGAGTCCGACTAG